A single region of the Jatrophihabitans sp. GAS493 genome encodes:
- a CDS encoding inositol-3-phosphate synthase codes for MVSQNATGGRIRVAIVGVGNCAASLVQGVHYYKDADASAKVPGLMHVKFGPYHVSDIDFVAAFDVDAKKVNRDLSEAIVASENNTIKICDVPPLDIPVQRGHTLDGLGKYYRETIEESDEAPVDIVAALREAKVDVLICYLPVGSEKAAKFYAQCAIDAKVAFVNALPVFIAGTPEWAAKFEAAGVPIVGDDIKSQVGATITHRVLAKLFEDRGVEVQRTMQLNVGGNMDFKNMLERDRLESKKISKTQSVTSQIDRDLGADNVHIGPSDYVAWLDDRKWAFVRLEGKAFGDVPLSLEYKLEVWDSPNSAGVIIDALRAAKIALDRGIGGPILSASSYFMKSPPVQYNDDEARRAVDDFIAGTVER; via the coding sequence ATGGTCTCGCAGAATGCGACCGGCGGCAGAATTCGCGTCGCCATTGTTGGCGTCGGTAACTGTGCAGCATCCCTGGTCCAGGGCGTGCATTACTACAAGGACGCCGATGCGTCGGCCAAGGTTCCCGGCCTGATGCACGTGAAGTTCGGCCCGTACCACGTAAGTGACATCGACTTCGTCGCCGCGTTCGACGTGGACGCGAAGAAGGTCAACCGCGACCTCTCCGAGGCGATCGTCGCCAGCGAGAACAACACCATCAAGATCTGTGACGTCCCGCCACTGGACATTCCCGTGCAGCGCGGCCACACCCTCGACGGTCTCGGCAAGTACTACCGCGAGACGATCGAGGAGTCGGACGAGGCGCCGGTCGATATCGTGGCCGCCCTTCGCGAAGCCAAGGTCGACGTGCTGATCTGCTACCTGCCGGTCGGTTCGGAGAAGGCCGCGAAGTTCTACGCCCAGTGCGCCATCGACGCCAAGGTCGCCTTCGTCAACGCGCTTCCGGTCTTCATCGCCGGCACGCCGGAGTGGGCCGCCAAGTTCGAGGCCGCCGGTGTTCCGATCGTCGGTGACGACATCAAGTCGCAGGTCGGTGCCACCATCACCCACCGCGTCCTGGCGAAGCTCTTCGAAGACCGCGGCGTCGAGGTTCAGCGCACGATGCAGCTGAACGTCGGCGGCAACATGGACTTCAAGAACATGCTGGAGCGCGACCGTCTGGAGTCGAAGAAGATCTCCAAGACGCAGTCGGTCACGTCGCAGATCGATCGCGACCTCGGTGCCGACAACGTGCACATCGGCCCGTCGGACTACGTTGCCTGGCTGGACGACCGCAAGTGGGCCTTCGTCCGCCTGGAGGGCAAGGCCTTCGGTGACGTGCCGCTGAGCCTGGAGTACAAGCTCGAGGTCTGGGACTCCCCGAACTCGGCCGGTGTCATCATCGACGCGCTGCGCGCTGCGAAGATCGCGCTCGACCGTGGCATCGGTGGACCGATCCTCTCGGCCTCCTCGTACTTCATGAAGTCCCCACCGGTCCAGTACAACGATGACGAGGCTCGCCGCGCGGTCGACGACTTCATCGCCGGAACCGTGGAGCGCTAA
- a CDS encoding TetR family transcriptional regulator produces MKRPTSGPAAAIVEAVQDGVANVVGHTVGTAVGTANEVVEVAASSVRRGTGERPTAESSKKHGATRTDGRRERWAEHRKARRSELIDAATEAVIEYGANVGMDQIAATAKTSKTVIYRYFSDKADLHQAVAEQAATHLIEGLVAALEGVTLPRDTLAAGVSAFLTEIDERPEVYRFVMMRVAQNSEALSPRDERRRVLDYPSIIGELVSMQIAFYMKTSGLDPIRARPWGVAIVGFIRSAGDWWLEHRDSMSRDELSEYLSALLWSGMGGLYISAGMDVEIAPPPGIFPILPKDARVEARATTEKNTGTDINAAIQSVRQAFSE; encoded by the coding sequence ATGAAGCGTCCAACGTCGGGTCCCGCCGCGGCAATAGTCGAAGCAGTTCAGGATGGCGTCGCCAATGTCGTTGGCCACACAGTGGGCACGGCAGTCGGCACCGCCAACGAGGTCGTGGAGGTTGCCGCGTCCAGTGTGCGCCGCGGCACGGGCGAGCGTCCAACTGCTGAATCCTCCAAGAAACACGGGGCGACACGAACGGACGGACGCCGTGAGCGCTGGGCCGAACATCGCAAGGCGCGGCGGTCGGAGCTGATCGACGCGGCCACCGAAGCCGTCATCGAGTACGGCGCGAACGTCGGCATGGACCAGATCGCGGCCACCGCCAAGACCAGCAAGACTGTGATCTATCGCTACTTCAGCGACAAGGCCGACCTCCACCAGGCCGTCGCCGAGCAGGCGGCGACCCACCTCATCGAGGGTCTGGTGGCGGCCCTGGAGGGGGTTACCCTGCCCCGCGACACGCTGGCCGCCGGTGTCAGCGCATTCCTCACCGAGATCGACGAACGGCCCGAGGTGTACCGCTTCGTGATGATGCGGGTCGCCCAGAACAGCGAGGCCCTCTCGCCGCGCGACGAGCGACGCCGGGTCCTCGACTACCCGAGCATCATCGGCGAGCTGGTGAGCATGCAGATCGCCTTCTACATGAAGACCAGCGGACTGGACCCGATCCGAGCCCGCCCCTGGGGCGTGGCAATCGTCGGCTTCATCCGCAGCGCCGGGGACTGGTGGCTGGAACACCGCGATTCCATGTCGCGCGACGAGCTCTCCGAATACCTCTCGGCGCTGCTATGGAGCGGAATGGGCGGGCTGTACATCTCGGCCGGCATGGACGTCGAGATCGCACCGCCGCCGGGAATCTTCCCCATCCTGCCCAAGGACGCCCGCGTCGAGGCTCGGGCAACGACCGAGAAGAACACCGGAACTGACATCAACGCCGCGATTCAGAGCGTCCGGCAGGCATTCAGCGAGTAG
- a CDS encoding MFS transporter → MSHRGHLRAAFQRPGFQRLLTTRLSAQIGDGVFQASLAGAVLFNPDRATTPRDVAAGFAVILLPYSFVGPFAGVLLDRWWRQRVLVFANVVRALCIVGVAAEIASDVHGQPFFASALVVISVNRFFLSALSASLPHVVDDAELITGNAFSTTAGAIATTVGGGAAIGVRHWIGDTNGAYAVVAVAATVPYLMSALAAHGFERTALGPDDVQRSARETPRMVLAGLVAGARHIASHPPVARALTMIGVQRFCYGITTICTLLLYRNYFTDDGFFRAGITGLAQVVAATALGGGLAAVVTPVAARHLGYVRWPAALLFFGGALQLVFGLPFTMPMLLIAAFGLGFVAQGVKICVDTLVQQQVSDEFRGRVFSLYDTLFNLTFVSATVVTAILLPANGHSPAAVIVIGLAYFLTALLYLRSADRAAQDGRDVTIASQPDLVPDS, encoded by the coding sequence GTGAGTCACCGCGGGCACCTACGAGCCGCGTTCCAGCGACCCGGTTTCCAGCGTCTGCTCACAACTCGGCTCTCCGCTCAGATCGGAGACGGGGTCTTTCAGGCCTCCCTGGCCGGCGCCGTCCTCTTCAATCCTGATCGGGCGACCACTCCCCGCGACGTCGCGGCCGGCTTCGCGGTGATCCTGCTCCCGTACTCCTTCGTCGGCCCATTCGCCGGGGTTCTGCTCGACCGTTGGTGGCGGCAGCGGGTGCTGGTTTTCGCCAATGTTGTCCGGGCACTCTGCATCGTCGGGGTGGCCGCCGAGATCGCCTCCGATGTGCATGGGCAGCCGTTCTTCGCCAGTGCGCTCGTCGTCATCTCGGTGAATCGCTTCTTCCTCTCCGCGCTCTCCGCGTCGCTGCCGCACGTGGTGGACGACGCTGAGCTGATCACCGGCAACGCGTTCTCGACTACCGCGGGAGCGATCGCCACAACAGTGGGAGGCGGGGCGGCGATCGGCGTGCGCCATTGGATCGGCGACACCAACGGGGCCTATGCCGTCGTGGCGGTGGCGGCGACGGTGCCGTACCTCATGTCGGCGCTAGCCGCCCATGGTTTCGAGCGGACGGCACTCGGGCCGGATGACGTGCAACGCAGTGCGCGCGAGACGCCGCGAATGGTGCTGGCCGGCCTGGTGGCCGGTGCGCGACATATCGCCTCGCACCCACCGGTCGCACGGGCCCTCACGATGATCGGCGTCCAGCGTTTCTGCTACGGAATAACGACGATCTGCACGCTCCTGCTGTATCGCAACTACTTCACCGACGACGGATTCTTCCGGGCCGGCATCACCGGGCTGGCTCAGGTCGTCGCCGCGACGGCGCTCGGCGGCGGGTTGGCCGCAGTGGTCACTCCGGTCGCCGCTCGGCACCTCGGATACGTGCGGTGGCCGGCCGCGCTGCTCTTCTTCGGCGGCGCGCTGCAGTTGGTCTTCGGGCTGCCGTTCACCATGCCGATGCTGCTCATCGCCGCCTTCGGATTGGGGTTCGTGGCGCAGGGCGTGAAGATCTGTGTCGACACCCTGGTGCAGCAGCAGGTGTCGGATGAATTCCGCGGCCGGGTCTTCTCGCTCTACGACACTCTCTTCAATCTCACCTTCGTCAGCGCGACGGTGGTGACCGCGATTCTCCTTCCGGCCAACGGGCATTCACCGGCTGCGGTGATCGTGATCGGGCTGGCCTACTTCCTGACGGCGCTGCTCTACCTACGGTCAGCCGACCGTGCGGCGCAGGACGGACGGGACGTGACGATCGCGTCGCAGCCAGATCTCGTTCCGGATAGCTGA
- a CDS encoding PadR family transcriptional regulator encodes MPAPAGAMALGMSAPMGVSQLLEIAILGLLNESPMHGYELRKRLSGLLGTFRAFSYGSLYPTLRKLSEAGWTTEEEVTPTAGAGGRARRGKRVYMLTAEGKERLAELLSEVGPDAFDDEGFGARLAFFAQTRSDIRMQILEGRRRRVEEQRDGMKSALARTRERLDRYTLELQEHGLESVDREVRWLNELIENEKTSNTSTQRTTNPKEDR; translated from the coding sequence ATGCCCGCTCCGGCGGGTGCGATGGCACTGGGGATGAGTGCACCGATGGGGGTGAGTCAGTTGCTGGAGATTGCGATCCTGGGCCTTTTGAACGAGAGCCCGATGCACGGATACGAGCTTCGCAAGCGACTCTCCGGCCTGCTGGGGACGTTTCGCGCGTTCTCCTACGGTTCGCTCTACCCAACCCTGCGAAAGCTCTCCGAAGCCGGCTGGACCACCGAGGAAGAGGTCACGCCGACGGCGGGCGCGGGCGGCCGGGCACGACGCGGCAAGCGCGTCTACATGCTCACCGCGGAGGGCAAGGAACGCCTGGCGGAACTGCTGAGTGAAGTCGGACCCGACGCCTTCGACGATGAGGGATTCGGAGCCCGGCTGGCGTTCTTCGCCCAGACGAGGTCGGACATCCGGATGCAGATCCTGGAGGGTCGACGCCGTCGGGTCGAGGAGCAGCGGGACGGCATGAAGAGCGCCCTGGCTCGCACCAGGGAGCGGCTGGACCGCTACACGCTCGAACTACAGGAGCACGGCCTGGAATCAGTGGACCGCGAGGTTCGCTGGCTCAACGAATTGATTGAAAACGAGAAGACCAGCAATACATCAACCCAGAGAACCACCAACCCGAAGGAGGACCGCTGA
- a CDS encoding CPBP family intramembrane glutamic endopeptidase, whose translation MTSRAPGVERTVRRLLGPALVERVPRDHTQPDSEFMRRRVVVGLTLVVGAVVLGFSLAAAPGSAAFYPLTLLLAAVWTVGGFLSGPLHLGWIDWRGDLRRPIITPIVVGLVAAAIFVVGALVVREIPALRDLTEHVLAHARKGSTPLVLVVTVLNGVAEEIFFRGALFAAIGRRHPVAVSTVIYALVTIATRNPMLVFAAVTLGLVLALQRRASGGVLAPALTHVTWSVIMLFALPPLFA comes from the coding sequence GTGACCAGTCGGGCGCCCGGAGTTGAGCGGACGGTTCGTCGCCTCCTCGGTCCGGCGCTGGTAGAGCGGGTCCCGCGCGACCACACCCAACCCGATAGCGAGTTCATGCGGCGCCGCGTCGTGGTCGGTCTGACGCTGGTCGTCGGCGCCGTCGTCCTCGGCTTCTCGCTCGCCGCGGCGCCGGGAAGCGCCGCCTTCTATCCGCTCACTCTGCTACTGGCCGCCGTCTGGACCGTCGGCGGCTTTCTCTCCGGCCCGCTGCACCTCGGCTGGATCGACTGGCGCGGCGACCTACGCCGCCCGATCATCACTCCGATTGTTGTCGGCCTGGTCGCCGCGGCGATCTTCGTCGTCGGTGCATTGGTCGTCCGGGAAATCCCGGCGCTGCGTGATCTCACCGAGCACGTGCTGGCCCACGCTCGGAAGGGCTCTACGCCACTGGTGCTGGTGGTGACGGTCCTGAACGGGGTCGCCGAGGAGATCTTCTTCCGGGGCGCGCTCTTCGCCGCGATCGGCCGCCGCCATCCGGTGGCCGTCTCCACGGTCATCTACGCGCTGGTCACCATCGCCACGCGCAACCCAATGCTGGTCTTCGCCGCCGTCACCCTCGGGCTCGTGCTCGCGCTACAACGCCGCGCGTCCGGGGGAGTGCTTGCTCCGGCGCTGACCCACGTCACCTGGTCGGTCATCATGCTCTTCGCCCTCCCGCCGCTGTTCGCCTGA
- a CDS encoding MBL fold metallo-hydrolase, which yields MTGRVASPGEVLRPMARRSGYGRATPRLEEVAADVWAWLYPVQCRGEANAGIVVGADSALIVDTLWDEVQARTMLAAMQPMLGETARLTVVNTHADGDHWWGNAAMPEEATIVASAASLSEMRSEVSATTAECRRLPDRSFTGRMNLDVSGRHVEIIEVGPGHSAGDVVVHVGDRGVVFVGDLVSVGSTPVAWHGPISNVIAALDTVLGCDPVAIIPGHGPVARRSDVLAARDYWCWVASESQRLCSGGHDPVHAARLMSRSEQFERWRLWDQPERLVGNVLTAYRDLRQPPLSLGA from the coding sequence ATGACCGGGAGGGTCGCAAGTCCAGGAGAGGTGCTGCGTCCGATGGCGCGCAGATCGGGGTACGGGCGCGCCACGCCGCGGTTGGAGGAGGTGGCGGCCGACGTCTGGGCGTGGCTCTATCCGGTGCAGTGCCGGGGCGAGGCCAACGCCGGAATCGTGGTCGGTGCCGATTCGGCGCTGATCGTCGACACCCTGTGGGACGAGGTGCAGGCGCGCACGATGCTGGCGGCCATGCAGCCGATGTTGGGTGAGACCGCCCGGCTGACCGTGGTGAACACACATGCCGACGGCGACCACTGGTGGGGAAACGCGGCCATGCCAGAGGAGGCGACGATCGTCGCCAGCGCGGCCAGCCTGAGCGAGATGCGCTCGGAGGTGAGCGCCACCACGGCCGAGTGTCGACGCTTGCCGGATCGCAGCTTCACCGGACGGATGAATCTCGACGTGAGCGGAAGGCATGTGGAGATCATCGAGGTCGGTCCGGGGCACTCGGCCGGTGACGTGGTGGTGCACGTGGGTGACCGCGGCGTCGTCTTCGTCGGTGATCTGGTGTCGGTGGGGAGCACTCCGGTCGCCTGGCACGGCCCGATCAGTAACGTCATCGCGGCGCTCGACACGGTGCTGGGATGCGATCCGGTGGCGATCATCCCCGGTCACGGTCCGGTGGCCAGGCGCAGCGATGTGCTCGCGGCCCGCGATTACTGGTGCTGGGTGGCAAGCGAGTCGCAGCGGCTCTGCTCCGGCGGTCATGATCCGGTCCACGCCGCCCGTCTGATGAGCCGGTCGGAGCAGTTCGAACGGTGGCGGCTCTGGGATCAGCCCGAGCGCCTGGTCGGCAATGTGCTCACTGCTTATCGAGATCTGCGCCAGCCGCCGCTGAGTCTCGGCGCCTGA
- a CDS encoding NAD(P)H-binding protein yields the protein MTKPPTNRVLVTGASGFIGSHLTGALEDAGYEVRAMTRHPDDYHGAGAPVAGDVSDPASLAGPLDGVSAAYYLVHSLDSADFVKTDAAAARAFGAAAAEAGVQQIIYLGGLGADDEKLSDHLRSRREVEHLLGEAGVPVTVLRAAVVIGHGGISWELTRQLVAHLPVMVTPRWVYTRTQPIALLDVIRYLVGVLDVPAAAGQVYEIGGPEVLRYADMLQRAARLSNHRPLPMIGVPMLTPSLSSLWLALVTDVDLTTARNLIDSMSNEVVVHDDSILDVVPGERIGYDEAVRLALAQRDEAERAEAERAEAERAEAERAEAGR from the coding sequence GTGACCAAACCTCCTACGAACCGTGTGCTGGTAACCGGCGCCTCCGGGTTCATCGGCTCGCACTTGACCGGCGCGCTGGAGGATGCAGGTTACGAGGTGCGGGCGATGACCCGCCACCCGGACGACTACCACGGGGCCGGCGCGCCGGTGGCCGGCGACGTCAGCGATCCGGCCAGTCTGGCCGGCCCGCTGGACGGTGTCAGTGCGGCCTACTACCTGGTGCACTCGCTGGACTCGGCGGACTTCGTGAAGACCGACGCCGCAGCGGCCCGGGCCTTCGGTGCGGCGGCGGCCGAAGCGGGAGTTCAGCAGATCATCTACCTCGGCGGTCTGGGCGCGGACGACGAGAAGCTCTCCGATCACCTGCGTTCCCGGCGAGAGGTGGAGCACCTCCTCGGCGAAGCCGGTGTACCGGTGACCGTGCTGCGGGCCGCCGTCGTGATCGGGCACGGAGGAATCTCCTGGGAGCTCACCCGACAGCTGGTGGCCCACTTGCCGGTGATGGTCACGCCGCGCTGGGTCTACACGCGCACCCAACCGATCGCGCTCCTCGACGTGATCCGGTACCTGGTCGGCGTGCTCGACGTTCCGGCTGCCGCCGGGCAGGTCTACGAGATCGGCGGGCCGGAGGTGCTGCGCTACGCCGACATGCTGCAGCGGGCGGCCCGTCTGAGCAATCACCGGCCGCTACCGATGATCGGGGTCCCGATGCTCACCCCGTCCCTCTCGTCGCTCTGGCTCGCCCTCGTCACCGACGTCGACCTGACGACCGCCCGGAACCTCATCGACTCGATGAGCAACGAGGTCGTGGTACACGACGACTCGATCCTCGACGTTGTGCCCGGGGAGCGCATCGGGTACGACGAAGCGGTGCGACTTGCCCTGGCCCAGCGTGACGAAGCCGAACGAGCCGAAGCCGAACGAGCCGAAGCCGAACGAGCCGAAGCCGAACGAGCGGAAGCCGGCCGGTGA
- a CDS encoding transglutaminase family protein: protein MPDLSSDLTRIVGAHLVVDVYDPVRMMLQVAVADEARVTDDLEITLGGTAIEAREVHLADVGRVHLLDAKPGRLVLDYTATATGRSEPISATITDEITYIRPSRYAESDRLGAIALAEFSGIESRAELLAAVSSWVGSQLSYVPGSSGPTDGAVDTLLHRQGVCRDYAHLVVALLRAMEVPARLVAVYAPGLEPMDFHAVAEALVDGVWRVVDATLLAPRETLLRISTGRDAADTAFLSIYGGAAQLQESEVTAYVASGDLPIEDVRALVSLS, encoded by the coding sequence ATGCCTGATCTGAGTTCCGACCTGACCCGCATCGTCGGCGCCCATCTGGTGGTGGACGTCTACGACCCGGTGCGGATGATGCTGCAGGTCGCGGTGGCCGACGAGGCCCGGGTGACCGACGACCTGGAGATCACCCTCGGCGGAACCGCGATCGAGGCCCGCGAGGTGCATCTGGCCGACGTCGGACGGGTGCACCTGCTGGATGCGAAGCCCGGACGGCTGGTGCTCGACTACACCGCCACCGCCACCGGCCGTTCGGAGCCGATCAGTGCCACCATCACCGACGAGATCACTTACATCCGCCCGTCCCGCTACGCCGAGTCCGATCGGCTCGGCGCGATCGCGTTGGCCGAGTTCAGCGGGATCGAGTCCCGGGCCGAGTTGCTGGCGGCCGTCTCGTCCTGGGTCGGCTCGCAACTAAGTTACGTTCCGGGCAGCAGCGGCCCGACCGACGGAGCGGTGGATACGCTGCTGCATCGCCAAGGCGTCTGCCGCGACTACGCCCACCTGGTGGTCGCGCTGCTGCGGGCGATGGAGGTGCCGGCTCGGCTCGTCGCCGTCTATGCCCCCGGCTTGGAGCCGATGGACTTCCACGCGGTCGCCGAAGCGCTGGTCGACGGCGTGTGGCGGGTCGTCGACGCGACGCTGCTGGCGCCGCGGGAGACGCTGCTGCGCATCTCGACCGGGCGTGACGCGGCGGACACCGCGTTCCTCTCCATCTATGGCGGCGCGGCACAACTGCAGGAGTCCGAGGTGACCGCCTACGTCGCGTCGGGTGACCTGCCGATCGAGGACGTCCGAGCCCTGGTCAGTCTCAGTTAG
- a CDS encoding TetR/AcrR family transcriptional regulator — protein sequence MSNSLPPAGRAPGLTGARLPPEQRREQLVDIAIDLFGDPAKGDVSLEDVARAAGISRNLVYHYFPGKAALIAAAARTESARLTHMTEQDPTLRGAARLAAALDAYFDYVEEHPHAYRLIYRFAAANAETRALLDNNQDIYSKRILSWLDNPSPATELAVRSWMTFLTSTCLRWLDTPEVSRQEVMHLCGQMLVTALAASGHELP from the coding sequence ATGTCCAACTCCCTCCCTCCAGCGGGCCGAGCCCCGGGGCTCACCGGTGCCCGGCTTCCCCCCGAACAGCGCCGAGAGCAACTGGTCGACATCGCCATCGACCTCTTCGGTGACCCGGCCAAGGGCGACGTCTCGCTTGAGGACGTGGCCCGGGCGGCCGGAATCTCTCGCAACCTCGTCTACCACTACTTCCCGGGGAAGGCCGCGCTGATCGCCGCCGCGGCTCGCACCGAGAGCGCGCGGCTGACCCACATGACCGAGCAGGATCCGACCCTGCGCGGGGCGGCCCGGCTCGCCGCCGCCCTGGATGCCTACTTCGACTACGTCGAGGAGCACCCGCACGCCTACCGGCTCATCTACCGCTTCGCCGCGGCCAATGCCGAGACCCGGGCCCTGCTGGACAACAACCAGGACATCTACAGCAAGCGGATCCTGAGCTGGCTCGACAATCCGTCACCGGCCACGGAACTGGCCGTCCGCTCGTGGATGACCTTCCTGACCTCGACCTGCCTGCGCTGGCTCGACACTCCAGAGGTGAGCCGTCAGGAGGTCATGCATCTCTGCGGTCAGATGCTGGTCACCGCACTGGCCGCCTCCGGTCACGAACTGCCGTAA
- a CDS encoding YqgE/AlgH family protein, with protein MADAEEPWTGLLPASGRLLVAAPSLIESTFSRTVIFLLEHDGGGTVGVILNRPSRTPVGQVLPDWHDAVSDPAVVFTGGPVLPDGALCIGALREAEAALLGRDSVRVVSDELGTVDLDADVELVSSATTKLRVFAGHAGWAPSQLDDELREGSWFVVEGSPDDVFAESPQTLWRDVLRRQGPPLSLVSTYPSEVGLN; from the coding sequence GTGGCGGATGCAGAGGAGCCCTGGACCGGGCTGCTCCCTGCATCCGGACGCCTCCTGGTCGCCGCGCCGTCGCTGATCGAGTCCACCTTCAGCCGCACCGTCATCTTCCTGCTCGAGCACGACGGCGGAGGCACGGTGGGGGTAATCCTCAACCGCCCCTCGCGGACGCCGGTCGGGCAGGTGCTGCCGGACTGGCACGACGCCGTCAGCGATCCGGCGGTCGTCTTCACCGGCGGTCCGGTGCTTCCCGACGGCGCGCTCTGTATCGGCGCGCTGCGCGAGGCCGAGGCGGCCCTGCTCGGACGCGATAGCGTCCGGGTCGTCTCCGACGAGCTCGGCACGGTTGACCTCGACGCGGATGTCGAGCTGGTCAGCTCAGCCACCACCAAGCTGCGTGTCTTCGCCGGGCACGCCGGCTGGGCGCCGTCGCAGCTCGACGACGAACTCCGCGAGGGGTCGTGGTTCGTGGTCGAGGGCTCCCCCGACGACGTCTTCGCCGAGTCTCCGCAGACTCTCTGGCGGGACGTCCTGCGCCGCCAGGGGCCGCCGCTGAGTCTCGTATCCACGTATCCCTCCGAGGTCGGGCTCAACTGA
- a CDS encoding acetyl-CoA C-acetyltransferase: MATAKPRRAAIVGGNRIPFARSNGPYSHASNQDMLTATIDGLVARYGLQGERLGEVAAGAVLKHARDFNLTRECVLGSKLSPQTPAYDVQQACGTGLETAILVANKIRLGQIDSGIAGGTDTTSDAPLAVSDDLRKTLLDANRAKGVPAQLKTLLSVRPAHLAPERPENSEPRTGLSMGEHAAITAEQWGITREAQDQLTVESHQKLAAAYDRGFFDDLITPFRKLSKDNNLRGDSTIEKLAKLKPVFGKGLDHPTMTAANSTPLTDGASAVLLSTDEWAAEHKLPVWAYLTDAETSALDYVHGDIKDDGLLMAPIYAVPRLLARNGLTLQDFDFYEIHEAFASVVLVNFAAWEDPAFCKERLGLDAPLGAIDRSKLNVNGSSLAAGHPFAATGGRIVASLAKQLHEAGPGKRGLISICAAGGQGVVAILESAAK; the protein is encoded by the coding sequence GTGGCCACAGCAAAACCGCGAAGGGCCGCCATCGTCGGCGGCAATCGCATTCCGTTCGCCCGGTCGAACGGACCGTATTCACACGCGTCGAACCAGGACATGCTCACCGCCACCATCGACGGTCTGGTCGCGCGCTACGGGTTGCAGGGAGAGCGTCTGGGCGAGGTCGCGGCGGGCGCGGTGCTCAAGCACGCACGCGACTTCAACCTCACCCGCGAATGCGTCCTCGGCTCGAAGCTGAGCCCACAGACCCCGGCCTACGACGTGCAGCAGGCCTGCGGCACCGGGCTGGAGACGGCGATTCTGGTCGCCAACAAGATCCGCCTCGGCCAGATCGACTCGGGCATCGCCGGCGGCACCGACACCACCTCGGACGCGCCGCTCGCGGTCTCGGACGATCTGCGCAAGACGCTGCTCGACGCGAACCGGGCCAAGGGCGTTCCGGCTCAGCTGAAGACTCTGCTCAGCGTGCGTCCGGCCCACCTCGCGCCGGAGCGCCCGGAGAACTCCGAACCCCGCACCGGGTTGTCGATGGGCGAGCACGCTGCCATCACGGCCGAGCAGTGGGGCATCACCCGCGAGGCGCAGGACCAGTTGACGGTGGAGAGCCACCAGAAGCTGGCCGCCGCCTATGACCGCGGCTTCTTCGACGACCTCATCACGCCGTTCCGCAAGCTGTCCAAGGACAACAACCTTCGCGGCGACTCGACGATCGAGAAGCTGGCCAAGCTCAAGCCGGTCTTCGGCAAGGGACTGGACCACCCGACGATGACGGCGGCGAACTCCACGCCCCTCACCGACGGCGCCTCGGCGGTGCTCCTCTCCACCGACGAGTGGGCCGCCGAGCACAAGCTGCCGGTCTGGGCCTACCTCACCGACGCCGAGACCTCGGCGCTGGACTACGTCCACGGCGACATCAAGGACGACGGCCTGCTGATGGCGCCGATCTACGCGGTGCCACGTCTGCTGGCCCGCAACGGGCTCACCCTGCAGGACTTCGACTTCTACGAGATTCATGAGGCGTTCGCCTCTGTCGTGCTGGTCAACTTTGCCGCCTGGGAGGACCCGGCGTTCTGCAAGGAGCGCCTCGGCCTGGACGCGCCGCTCGGCGCGATCGACCGCAGCAAGCTGAATGTCAACGGATCATCACTGGCCGCCGGTCACCCGTTTGCGGCAACCGGTGGGCGCATCGTCGCGTCGCTGGCCAAGCAACTTCACGAAGCCGGCCCGGGCAAGCGGGGCCTCATCTCAATCTGTGCAGCAGGCGGCCAGGGTGTCGTCGCGATTCTGGAGAGTGCAGCCAAATGA